A DNA window from Eriocheir sinensis breed Jianghai 21 unplaced genomic scaffold, ASM2467909v1 Scaffold1059, whole genome shotgun sequence contains the following coding sequences:
- the LOC126989113 gene encoding LOW QUALITY PROTEIN: ADP-ribosylation factor-like protein 4C (The sequence of the model RefSeq protein was modified relative to this genomic sequence to represent the inferred CDS: substituted 2 bases at 2 genomic stop codons): protein MQLLGPELRGLVGGVLGVGRVVAAGLAGLAGLVVGPPTLVLVGLDSSGKTTALLRLKYGHYVNTVPTVGFNCECLRGGGCSWVAWDVGGAERVXPLXRAYTRGADAVLFVVDASSGKERLEEARHELQVLVRRQAAQSAALRRSRPPLLVLANKQDLPGARTPAAMANALGLHDLPPAQPWGLAPACAVTGEGLPEAMDLLRRLLLKARRASLSRG, encoded by the coding sequence ATGCAGCTGTTGGGGCCGGAGCTGCGGGGCCTCGTGGGCGGCGTGCTGGGCGTGGGCCGCGTGGTGGCGGCGGGGCTGGCGGGCCTGGCGGGGCTCGTGGTGGGGCCGCCCACACTGGTGCTCGTGGGCCTCGACTCGTCGGGCAAGACCACGGCGCTGCTGCGGCTCAAGTACGGCCACTACGTGAACACCGTGCCCACCGTCGGCTTCAACTGCGAATGTTTGCGGGGCGGCGGCTGCTCCTGGGTGGCATGGGACGTGGGCGGCGCTGAGCGCGTGTGACCCCTTTGACGCGCCTACACGCGCGGCGCCGACGCGGTGCTGTTCGTGGTGGATGCCAGCAGCGGCaaggagcggctggaggaggcGCGCCACGAGTTGCAAGTCCTGGTGCGTCGGCAAGCGGCACAGAGCGCCGCGCTGCGCCGCTCACGGCCGCCGCTGCTGGTGCTGGCCAACAAACAGGATCTGCCGGGGGCCAGGACGCCCGCCGCCATGGCTAACGCCCTCGGCCTGCACGACCTGCCCCCCGCCCAGCCCTGGGGCCTTGCACCCGCCTGTGCCGTCACCGGCGAGGGTCTGCCCGAGGCCATGGACCTcctgcgccgcctcctcctcaagGCACGCCGGGCCTCGCTCTCACGGGGCTGA